From a single Deltaproteobacteria bacterium genomic region:
- a CDS encoding thioredoxin domain-containing protein produces MLKTYGDKVRLVVKHTPYRYRDYSRIAAEASLSARDQGKFREMHLLLLERSPALARGNLIAYARELSLDVARFTKDIDGMTHTKEIDRDGKLAERLDLYTTPAFFVNGIKILGDRPFESFREVIDRELAILGAGKGKR; encoded by the coding sequence ATTCTCAAGACCTACGGCGACAAGGTGCGGCTGGTGGTCAAGCACACCCCCTACCGGTACCGGGACTACTCCCGGATCGCGGCGGAGGCGTCGCTCTCGGCCCGGGACCAGGGGAAGTTCCGCGAGATGCATCTCCTGCTGCTCGAGCGCTCCCCGGCGCTCGCCCGGGGGAACCTCATCGCGTATGCGAGGGAACTCTCCCTCGACGTCGCACGCTTCACGAAGGACATCGACGGGATGACGCACACGAAGGAGATCGACCGGGACGGGAAGCTCGCGGAGCGGCTCGACCTGTACACGACACCCGCCTTCTTCGTCAACGGGATCAAGATCCTGGGGGACCGTCCGTTCGAGTCGTTCCGGGAGGTCATCGACCGGGAGCTGGCGATCCTCGGCGCGGGAAAGGGGAAGCGTTGA
- a CDS encoding cytochrome-c peroxidase, whose protein sequence is MRTGKARAALAGLLMAALPHLPGAANAAPPAPLPPPPSPAENPTSPAKAELGKKLFFDRRLSGDGTMACASCHDPESGYADGLAISLAYPTTKNWRNSPSIVNAAYRTALFRDGRAASLEEQALFPMMSPFEMNRSLDYVEEVLKTVPEYVEAFRNLFGGEITRWRIAMAIAAFERTIVSRDTPLDRHLRGEKDALTPRQRAGYELFVGKAGCAECHGGENLADGRFHNLGVPEDPKVMEDPRVLATARFVGKVSGFPEYRNMAGDPGRYLVTKSREDWKAFATPPLREVASTAPYMHNGALATLADVIDFYDRGGGDDPKKSPLLKPLGLSKNEKETLKDFLAGALSGPVPVIRPPSLP, encoded by the coding sequence TTGAGGACCGGCAAGGCGCGGGCCGCGCTGGCGGGCCTCCTGATGGCGGCCCTTCCGCACCTGCCCGGAGCCGCGAACGCCGCTCCCCCCGCGCCGCTGCCGCCTCCCCCCTCACCCGCGGAGAACCCGACGTCCCCGGCGAAGGCGGAGCTGGGGAAAAAGCTCTTCTTCGACCGGCGGCTCTCCGGAGACGGGACGATGGCCTGCGCCTCGTGCCACGACCCGGAGTCCGGCTACGCCGACGGGCTCGCGATCTCCCTCGCGTACCCGACGACGAAGAACTGGCGCAACTCCCCTTCGATCGTGAACGCGGCGTACCGGACCGCCCTGTTCCGGGACGGGCGGGCGGCGTCCCTGGAGGAGCAGGCGCTCTTCCCGATGATGAGCCCGTTCGAGATGAACCGGAGCCTGGACTACGTCGAGGAGGTTCTGAAAACCGTCCCGGAGTACGTTGAGGCGTTCCGGAACCTGTTCGGCGGGGAGATCACCCGGTGGCGGATCGCGATGGCGATCGCCGCCTTCGAGCGCACGATCGTATCCCGCGACACGCCGCTGGACCGGCACCTGCGGGGGGAAAAGGACGCCCTGACGCCCCGGCAACGCGCGGGGTACGAGCTGTTCGTCGGCAAGGCCGGATGCGCGGAGTGCCACGGCGGAGAGAACCTCGCCGACGGGCGGTTCCACAACCTCGGCGTCCCGGAAGACCCGAAGGTCATGGAGGACCCAAGGGTGCTGGCCACCGCCCGGTTCGTCGGGAAGGTGTCGGGATTCCCGGAGTACCGCAACATGGCGGGGGACCCGGGGCGTTACCTCGTGACCAAGTCGCGGGAGGACTGGAAGGCGTTCGCCACGCCGCCGTTGCGGGAGGTCGCGTCCACCGCGCCGTACATGCACAACGGGGCGCTCGCGACGCTTGCCGACGTGATCGACTTCTACGACCGGGGCGGCGGGGACGACCCGAAGAAGTCGCCGCTGCTGAAACCGCTCGGCCTGTCGAAGAACGAAAAAGAAACGCTGAAGGATTTCCTCGCGGGCGCCCTCTCCGGCCCCGTCCCGGTCATCCGTCCCCCCTCCCTCCCCTGA